The genomic region ATTTGCCACTCAAAAAGCCCGCTCCCAACGGACTCCACGGCGTAATGCCAATGCCGCACGCTTTGGCCGCAGGGACATATTCTTGCTCCAGGCTGCGCTCTACCAGAGAATACTGGGCTTGCAGGGCCACCGGGCCGGGCAAGCCGTTTTCGGCGGCAAGAGTAGCGGCGCGGGCCAAATACCACGCAGGCACGTTGGAAAAGCCGTAATACCGGATGGTGCCTGCCCGCACGAGGTCGCCGAACGACTGCACCACTTCCTCTACGGGCGTCACCGAATCCCAGGCGTGCATCCAGTACAGGTCGATGTAGTTGGTGTGCAGGCGGCGTAAGGAGCCTTCCAGCGCCCGTTGCATGTTCTTGCGCCCGTTGCCGCTGGCGTTGGGATTGCCGCGCACCGCCCCAAAGGTGAATTTGGTCGCCAGCACCAACTGGTCGCGCAACTTACGGGACGCCGTGTACTGGCCCACCAGTTCCTCACTGCGCCCACCCGAATACACGTCGGCGGTATCTATAAAATTGCCGCCCGCATCCACATACTCATTGAAAATGCTCTCCGACACGTCGTCAGGCGAGCCCCAGCGCGGCGTGCCAAAGGTCATGGTGCCCAGCGAAAGAGGGCTGACGATCAGGCCGGAGCGTCCAAGGGTACGAAAGTCGGTGAGCTTCATAGGTCTCCTGCGGGGCGGAACAAAGCGCGAAAATGAGAGGAGAGAGGCAACCAACTGGTTGCTTGGTGGATGCATTACAACAGCTTGGTTTTCAGAAGTCAAACAACAGGTTGGTTGTATGCTGAATGTGTGAAGAGAGACGCCCAAGCTACCCGGCAACGGATTTTGGAGGCGGCCACCGCCGAATTCGCCCGCTACGGCATTGCTGGCGCACGCATAGACCGAATCGCAAAAGCTTCGGGCAGCAACAAAGCCATGATCTATGCTTACTACCACAGCAAAGACCAGTTATTCGATGCCGTATTC from Deinococcus sp. QL22 harbors:
- a CDS encoding aldo/keto reductase, whose protein sequence is MKLTDFRTLGRSGLIVSPLSLGTMTFGTPRWGSPDDVSESIFNEYVDAGGNFIDTADVYSGGRSEELVGQYTASRKLRDQLVLATKFTFGAVRGNPNASGNGRKNMQRALEGSLRRLHTNYIDLYWMHAWDSVTPVEEVVQSFGDLVRAGTIRYYGFSNVPAWYLARAATLAAENGLPGPVALQAQYSLVERSLEQEYVPAAKACGIGITPWSPLGAGFLSGKYSRESAGASPTQAGAAGRLSGPNPFGDTKFTEHNWQVLDAVQEIAAEVERPPAQVALAWVLAQPGVTAPIVGASKLAQLHDSLSALELRLTPEQLKRLNDRSVLDPAHGMTKMLKNAVFGGASVQGWDD